The Pseudanabaena galeata CCNP1313 genome includes a region encoding these proteins:
- a CDS encoding SIMPL domain-containing protein, which yields MQPESNLPKPAAPFPQLFSGMLALSIALVGSAYLAGNALRSLRSNDVLTVIGSSTRPIRADFVIWRSSVSSQQTTLPLAFQELKRYNERVRTYLKSKNIPDDAITVSAIETQPIPETNINGMQTGKNIAYRLVQRFEIRSKDVDGISAIAQSSTDLINEGIPFTSDPAEYLYTQLSQLRVEMISEATKDAKARGDAIVNVSGSRLGTIRKAETDVFQITARYSTEVSNSGSYNTASIDKDIRAVVAITFAVE from the coding sequence ATGCAACCAGAATCCAACCTCCCCAAACCAGCCGCGCCATTTCCCCAGCTATTTAGCGGAATGCTTGCCCTATCGATCGCCCTTGTCGGTAGCGCCTATCTCGCTGGTAATGCCCTGCGATCGCTTAGATCTAACGACGTTTTGACCGTAATTGGTTCATCAACCCGTCCGATCCGCGCTGACTTTGTGATCTGGCGTAGCTCCGTTTCTAGTCAACAGACGACATTGCCCCTTGCCTTCCAAGAACTCAAACGCTATAACGAGCGCGTGCGTACCTACCTCAAGAGCAAAAATATTCCTGATGACGCGATCACCGTGAGTGCGATCGAAACCCAGCCTATTCCTGAAACCAATATTAACGGAATGCAAACAGGCAAAAACATTGCCTATCGACTAGTACAGCGCTTTGAGATTCGTTCTAAGGATGTTGATGGTATTAGTGCGATCGCCCAATCAAGTACTGATTTGATTAACGAGGGTATTCCCTTCACCTCAGACCCTGCGGAATATCTCTACACACAGCTTAGCCAGTTGCGGGTGGAAATGATTTCGGAAGCGACCAAAGATGCGAAGGCTAGAGGTGATGCGATCGTCAATGTCTCAGGTAGTCGCCTTGGCACAATTCGCAAGGCGGAAACCGATGTCTTTCAAATTACGGCGCGGTATTCTACCGAAGTGAGCAACAGTGGCTCCTATAACACCGCCTCCATCGACAAAGATATTCGGGCTGTGGTTGCGATTACCTTTGCTGTTGAATAA
- the xdhA gene encoding xanthine dehydrogenase small subunit translates to MTCQFSLLSKAIPVTQQVTAPITDFTFTLNGAKAHVKNLAPTMTLLHYLRQNGYVGTKEGCGDGDCGACTVAIIGQDSHGQPQYQAVNSCLVPLGAIAGREVITAEGIANGQLHPVQAAMVEMAGSQCGYCTPGFIMSMFAAYYNHSLGDDICIEGNLCRCTGYLPIRKAAQLLAKNNAGDHFSAALVSKTSDLAAIAYTGSEQQFYRPIELAEALQLLQQYPEATLVAGATDLGLEMSWHRRTYPILISLEGIAALKQIHQTNDYVEIGAALPLSHIEDLLHGIFPSLDEMLHWFAARQVRNRATLGGNIGTASPIGDLPPVLLALDASVKLVSIDGDRSLLLADFFKGYRQTELKQGEIIHSVKIPKTITSGATKRLSQSYKIGKRGTDDISIVAAAFVIDLDANQNILHARLAYGGVAATPIRAIAIEEMLIGQPWTMATVRSVKPALHEAFTPLSDLRGSANYRKMLVGNLFEKFFIEHS, encoded by the coding sequence TTGACCTGTCAATTTTCTCTATTAAGTAAGGCAATTCCCGTGACTCAACAGGTGACTGCTCCCATAACTGATTTTACGTTTACCCTTAACGGTGCAAAAGCTCACGTAAAAAATCTCGCGCCTACGATGACACTGCTGCACTATTTACGACAAAACGGCTATGTGGGCACAAAAGAGGGTTGTGGAGATGGTGACTGCGGGGCTTGCACAGTAGCGATCATTGGTCAAGATAGTCATGGTCAGCCCCAATATCAAGCGGTGAATAGCTGCCTAGTCCCCCTTGGCGCGATCGCGGGACGTGAGGTCATTACCGCCGAAGGGATCGCCAATGGTCAATTACATCCCGTCCAAGCAGCAATGGTAGAGATGGCTGGATCGCAGTGTGGCTACTGCACCCCCGGATTCATCATGAGTATGTTTGCGGCTTACTATAATCACAGTCTGGGCGATGACATTTGTATTGAGGGCAATCTCTGTCGCTGTACGGGCTATTTACCAATCCGTAAAGCCGCGCAACTATTGGCGAAAAATAATGCTGGTGATCATTTTAGTGCGGCGCTAGTTAGCAAAACTTCTGATTTGGCAGCGATCGCCTATACAGGAAGTGAGCAGCAATTTTATCGTCCCATCGAGCTAGCGGAAGCCTTGCAATTACTTCAGCAATATCCTGAAGCAACATTGGTGGCAGGAGCAACGGATTTGGGTCTGGAAATGAGTTGGCATCGGCGCACCTATCCCATATTGATTTCCTTAGAGGGAATTGCAGCGCTTAAACAAATCCACCAAACCAATGACTATGTGGAGATTGGCGCGGCTTTACCCCTCAGTCACATTGAAGATTTGCTGCATGGGATATTCCCAAGTCTTGATGAAATGCTGCATTGGTTCGCCGCACGACAGGTACGCAATCGGGCGACCCTCGGCGGTAATATTGGCACTGCTTCCCCCATTGGTGATTTGCCACCTGTGTTATTAGCCCTTGATGCATCCGTGAAGCTGGTGAGCATTGATGGCGATCGCAGTTTATTACTTGCCGATTTTTTCAAAGGCTATCGACAAACAGAACTAAAACAAGGTGAGATTATCCATTCTGTAAAGATTCCTAAAACGATTACTTCTGGAGCAACGAAACGGCTCAGTCAGTCCTACAAAATCGGTAAACGTGGTACGGACGACATCAGCATCGTTGCGGCTGCTTTTGTAATTGATCTTGATGCTAACCAGAATATTCTCCACGCTCGTCTCGCCTATGGTGGTGTCGCGGCAACTCCGATACGCGCGATCGCGATTGAGGAAATGCTCATCGGTCAACCTTGGACAATGGCAACTGTGCGATCGGTAAAACCTGCTCTGCATGAAGCATTTACCCCCTTGAGTGATCTACGTGGCAGTGCCAATTATCGCAAGATGCTAGTAGGCAATCTGTTTGAGAAGTTTTTTATTGAACATAGTTGA
- a CDS encoding ABC transporter ATP-binding protein, which produces MAKKNKSELKKRKSFQKTLRKSLSIFRYGIKALGLVWTTSRILTVAIAIFTIMSGLLPAAIAYVGKLIVDSVVLASRSGLLSDRNLALSYVGFEAILIVILAAAQKGLTVSQSLLRVLLGQRVNVLILEKALTLDLAHFEDSEFYDKMSQARSQASSRPLSLISRIFGLGQSALTLLTFSGLLLNFSVWAVIVLVLAAIPSFIAETKFSEHSFRLFKWRSPETRQQHYLETLLAREDYAKEVQLYQLGGMLLQRYRDVFDRLFDEDRNLTIQKGFWGYLLGLLSTGAFYAAYAWIVMEAIAGKISLGEMTMYLVVFRQGQSTFASALTSIGGMYEDNLYLANLYEFLEQPIPQSDGRITRGIEKDGIRFENVSFCYPESQEPVLKDISLHLQHGEKLAIVGENGSGKTTLIKLLTRLYVPTSGQILLDGVDLNDWDIDVLRKRIGVIFQNFVQYQFTVGENVGVGDVERLNEYQEWEVATEKGMAKPFINNMPQGFGTQLGKWFKGGQELSGGQWQKIALSRAFMRSQADILVLDEPTAAMDAEAEMNIFNHFRSLTKDQMVVLISHRFSTVRMADKIIVMADGKIIEQGSHEQLLAADGRYAHLFTLQAAGYK; this is translated from the coding sequence ATGGCAAAAAAGAACAAAAGTGAATTAAAAAAACGAAAATCGTTCCAAAAAACTTTACGCAAGTCTTTATCGATATTTCGTTACGGAATTAAAGCCCTAGGACTTGTTTGGACGACTAGCCGAATTTTAACTGTGGCGATCGCTATTTTCACGATCATGAGTGGGCTATTACCAGCAGCGATCGCCTATGTGGGCAAGTTGATTGTCGATAGCGTTGTGTTGGCTTCGCGGAGTGGATTATTAAGCGATCGCAACTTGGCACTGAGTTACGTGGGATTTGAAGCAATCTTAATTGTGATTTTGGCGGCAGCGCAAAAGGGATTGACTGTATCTCAATCATTGCTGCGCGTGCTACTTGGGCAAAGAGTGAACGTCTTGATTTTAGAGAAAGCGCTCACCCTCGATCTTGCCCATTTTGAAGATTCAGAATTTTATGACAAGATGTCTCAGGCGCGATCGCAAGCTTCCAGTCGTCCGCTATCACTGATCAGTCGCATTTTTGGTTTAGGTCAATCAGCGCTGACTCTATTGACCTTTAGCGGCTTGTTACTCAACTTTTCGGTTTGGGCGGTGATCGTTTTAGTTTTAGCGGCGATTCCCTCTTTTATTGCGGAAACCAAGTTTTCGGAGCATTCATTCCGTCTATTCAAATGGCGATCACCTGAAACCCGTCAGCAGCATTATCTAGAAACTTTACTGGCGCGAGAAGACTATGCCAAGGAAGTTCAGCTTTATCAATTAGGTGGAATGCTACTACAGCGTTATCGCGATGTTTTTGATCGCCTATTTGACGAAGATCGCAATCTGACAATTCAAAAGGGATTTTGGGGCTATCTGTTGGGATTGCTGAGTACGGGTGCATTTTATGCCGCCTATGCTTGGATTGTGATGGAGGCGATCGCTGGCAAGATCAGCCTAGGGGAAATGACGATGTATTTAGTCGTATTCCGTCAAGGTCAGTCTACTTTTGCATCAGCGCTAACCTCCATCGGTGGCATGTATGAAGACAATCTCTATTTAGCCAATCTCTACGAATTTCTCGAACAGCCGATTCCTCAATCTGATGGGAGGATTACCAGAGGAATTGAGAAAGATGGCATTAGATTTGAGAATGTATCTTTCTGCTATCCCGAAAGTCAAGAACCAGTTTTAAAGGATATTTCACTGCATCTCCAACATGGCGAAAAACTAGCGATCGTTGGTGAAAATGGCTCTGGCAAAACTACATTAATTAAACTCCTGACACGGTTATATGTGCCTACGAGCGGTCAGATTTTACTAGATGGCGTGGACTTAAATGATTGGGATATCGATGTTTTGCGAAAGAGAATTGGTGTAATCTTTCAGAACTTTGTGCAGTATCAATTTACCGTCGGAGAGAATGTCGGTGTTGGTGATGTCGAACGCTTAAATGAGTATCAAGAATGGGAAGTCGCCACCGAGAAAGGCATGGCAAAACCCTTTATTAACAATATGCCACAGGGATTTGGTACACAGTTAGGTAAATGGTTTAAGGGTGGTCAAGAGCTATCGGGCGGGCAGTGGCAAAAGATTGCCTTGTCTAGAGCATTTATGCGATCGCAAGCAGATATTCTCGTCCTCGATGAACCAACGGCGGCGATGGATGCGGAAGCTGAAATGAATATTTTTAATCATTTCCGTTCTCTCACTAAAGATCAGATGGTGGTATTGATTTCCCATCGGTTCTCGACAGTGCGTATGGCGGACAAAATCATCGTGATGGCAGATGGTAAAATTATCGAGCAAGGCAGTCACGAGCAGCTATTAGCAGCAGATGGACGCTATGCCCATCTTTTTACGCTGCAAGCAGCAGGTTACAAATAA
- the ispF gene encoding 2-C-methyl-D-erythritol 2,4-cyclodiphosphate synthase — protein MNIRIGNGYDLHRLVSDRRLILGGVEIPYEKGLLGHSDADVLTHAIMDAMLGALALGDIGHYFPPSDPKWAGADSIMLLQQVQALISAQGWSVNNLDAMVIAEAPKLKPHIKAMRDRLSQAMNLAIDCVSVKATTNEGMDAIGQKEAIAVHAVVLLVKS, from the coding sequence ATGAATATCCGTATTGGCAATGGTTATGACCTGCACCGACTAGTTAGCGATCGCCGCCTGATCCTTGGTGGAGTCGAAATTCCTTACGAAAAAGGATTACTGGGACATAGCGATGCTGATGTACTAACCCACGCGATCATGGACGCAATGTTGGGAGCGCTTGCCCTTGGCGATATTGGGCATTATTTTCCACCCTCTGATCCGAAATGGGCAGGAGCCGATAGCATCATGCTCTTGCAGCAAGTGCAAGCATTAATTAGCGCACAGGGTTGGAGCGTAAATAATCTTGATGCGATGGTGATTGCTGAAGCCCCAAAACTCAAACCCCACATTAAGGCTATGCGCGATCGCCTATCCCAAGCGATGAATTTAGCAATTGATTGTGTCAGTGTGAAGGCGACTACTAACGAAGGCATGGATGCGATCGGTCAGAAAGAAGCGATCGCCGTTCATGCAGTAGTTTTATTAGTAAAAAGCTAA
- the nadB gene encoding L-aspartate oxidase: MNQTRFDALIIGSGAAGLYTALRLADLAPNWRIGLVTKDNLSTSASDWAQGGIAAVVDKDDAPQFHGKDTLIAGVGLCEVEAVDVLVNAAPRQIQNLIALGVDFDRTEDGSLALTLEAAHSKRRVLHSADTTGRALVSKLAAAVLQNPSIQVLSQTLVLDLYMEQGRCGGVFYLEENQEIGCLISPVVVLATGGGAQVFSQNTNPPSSTGDGVAIAWRAGAVIRDMEFVQFHPTALALPNAPRFLISEAVRGEGAHLIDHQGDRFAFNYHPQGELAPRDVVSRAIFNHLQKTKEPTVFLDLQSISRERIAHRFPNIIKICQQWQIDIFSTPIPVTPAAHYCMGGIVVDSYGATSIEGLYAVGETASTGVHGANRLASNSLLECFVFGERLAEQVCSQPTQIFKNPKAIAPKLADHGNSATIQNIKLAIQNLSWQAAGISRVQSDLEIALTEICTWQAELNHFAEPSRLWIETRNLADYAYLLMRSALFRTESRGAHFRSDFPEPDPSWQVHTIIEGQEIGRSPALLPIEP, from the coding sequence ATGAACCAAACAAGGTTTGATGCTTTGATCATCGGCAGCGGTGCTGCTGGACTTTATACTGCCTTGCGGCTTGCCGACTTAGCACCAAACTGGCGAATTGGTTTAGTGACTAAAGATAACTTGTCAACATCAGCTAGTGATTGGGCGCAGGGTGGAATTGCGGCAGTCGTGGATAAAGATGATGCTCCCCAATTTCATGGCAAAGATACCTTAATAGCTGGTGTGGGCTTGTGTGAAGTCGAGGCTGTGGATGTATTAGTTAATGCTGCTCCTCGCCAAATTCAGAACCTGATCGCCTTGGGTGTGGATTTCGATCGCACAGAAGACGGTAGCCTTGCCCTAACCTTAGAAGCAGCACACTCCAAACGCAGGGTATTGCACTCAGCAGATACTACAGGTCGAGCGCTAGTATCCAAACTTGCGGCGGCCGTATTACAAAATCCTAGCATTCAGGTTTTAAGCCAAACCCTAGTTTTAGATCTGTATATGGAACAGGGGCGCTGCGGTGGTGTTTTTTATCTAGAAGAAAATCAAGAAATAGGTTGCTTAATTTCGCCAGTAGTGGTTTTGGCGACAGGTGGCGGCGCTCAGGTGTTTTCACAAAATACCAATCCGCCCTCAAGTACAGGTGATGGAGTGGCGATCGCTTGGCGAGCAGGAGCCGTAATTCGGGATATGGAATTTGTGCAGTTCCATCCCACAGCCCTTGCTTTACCCAATGCTCCAAGATTTTTAATCAGTGAGGCGGTACGAGGGGAAGGAGCGCATTTGATTGATCATCAAGGCGATCGCTTTGCCTTTAATTATCATCCTCAAGGTGAACTTGCGCCTCGTGATGTGGTCAGTCGCGCCATATTTAACCATCTCCAGAAGACCAAAGAACCCACAGTATTTCTGGATTTACAGTCAATTTCTAGAGAGAGAATTGCCCATCGATTTCCAAATATCATTAAAATCTGTCAACAGTGGCAAATTGATATTTTCTCCACTCCGATTCCTGTCACTCCCGCCGCTCACTATTGCATGGGAGGTATAGTTGTGGATTCTTATGGAGCTACTTCCATTGAGGGGCTATATGCAGTTGGAGAAACCGCTAGTACAGGCGTACATGGTGCTAATCGGTTGGCAAGTAATTCTCTATTAGAATGCTTTGTTTTTGGGGAACGCTTAGCTGAACAGGTTTGTTCTCAACCAACTCAGATTTTTAAGAATCCGAAAGCGATCGCTCCCAAATTAGCAGATCATGGCAATTCAGCAACTATTCAAAATATTAAATTGGCAATTCAAAATCTAAGTTGGCAAGCGGCGGGCATCAGTCGAGTTCAATCGGATTTAGAGATCGCCTTAACGGAAATCTGCACATGGCAAGCTGAGTTAAACCACTTTGCTGAACCTTCCCGTTTATGGATTGAAACTCGAAATTTGGCTGACTATGCTTATTTATTAATGCGATCGGCGCTATTTCGTACCGAAAGTCGCGGCGCACATTTTCGTTCTGATTTTCCTGAACCTGATCCGAGTTGGCAGGTACATACAATTATCGAAGGTCAAGAGATCGGTCGATCACCTGCTTTGTTACCTATAGAACCCTAA
- a CDS encoding CO2 hydration protein, which yields MSVLSQNKTIEPALAAVKQRLESGGALLPDSPENLLEVVGILKSYGVVLGEYYRNLTYISEHQFLAFFPFFKFFNGDFSLNKLGRHWWHDRINFEFAEYCMKAMFWHGGGGLDAYLDSTEFKQRAQLAIAAKARRNPLMAVMHRLFPDFLLEQVRLMTYYSALGYFWSFMSPMFLELSDRYDRGEIKSIPDVVKHVQDGLVAAAGVPYIYKVTINAEDYDIVPASANLTFLMDTAVPYVEAVFFRSFPFRGTVSYNAQAYQISPEISQFNYGVLYADPLPVGGAGIPPTLLMQDMRHFLPDYLHEIYQKSDRGEEDLLVQICLSFQKSMFCVTTAALRGLAPHPFETEDSQERQANDKFLAPWLARLSRSQLYTLQ from the coding sequence ATGAGTGTATTGAGTCAAAATAAAACTATAGAACCAGCCCTTGCTGCGGTGAAGCAACGCCTAGAGTCAGGTGGAGCATTGCTTCCAGATTCTCCTGAAAACTTGCTAGAGGTTGTTGGTATCCTCAAAAGCTACGGTGTGGTGCTGGGTGAATATTATAGGAATCTAACCTATATTTCTGAGCATCAGTTTCTGGCTTTTTTCCCGTTTTTTAAGTTTTTTAATGGTGATTTCTCACTAAACAAACTTGGTCGTCATTGGTGGCACGATCGCATCAATTTTGAATTTGCCGAATATTGTATGAAAGCGATGTTTTGGCATGGTGGCGGTGGTCTAGATGCTTATTTGGACTCCACAGAATTTAAACAACGCGCCCAACTAGCGATCGCCGCCAAAGCTAGACGAAACCCATTAATGGCGGTGATGCATCGACTATTCCCCGATTTCTTACTAGAGCAGGTGCGTCTGATGACCTACTACAGCGCTCTAGGATATTTCTGGTCGTTTATGTCGCCGATGTTTTTAGAATTAAGCGATCGCTATGATCGTGGTGAAATTAAAAGCATTCCTGATGTGGTTAAGCATGTTCAGGATGGACTAGTTGCTGCTGCTGGCGTGCCTTATATCTATAAAGTCACGATCAATGCTGAAGATTACGACATTGTTCCTGCGTCGGCAAATCTTACGTTCTTAATGGATACAGCTGTCCCCTATGTGGAAGCCGTATTTTTCCGCTCGTTCCCATTTCGTGGCACAGTTTCCTACAATGCACAGGCGTATCAAATTTCCCCAGAAATTTCGCAATTCAATTATGGTGTTCTCTATGCCGATCCTTTGCCAGTAGGCGGTGCAGGAATTCCACCCACCTTACTTATGCAAGATATGCGGCATTTTCTACCCGACTATTTGCATGAGATTTACCAAAAAAGCGATCGCGGTGAAGAGGATTTGTTGGTGCAGATTTGTCTCTCTTTCCAAAAGTCAATGTTTTGTGTAACAACGGCTGCTCTGCGGGGCTTAGCACCTCATCCTTTTGAGACTGAAGATTCTCAAGAAAGGCAAGCCAATGACAAATTTCTGGCTCCTTGGTTAGCGCGTCTATCGCGATCGCAATTATATACATTGCAATAA
- a CDS encoding ABC transporter substrate-binding protein — MRRSIQKRTKVKQWKAIVLLLLIGMCSLLLWGCAVKPEALKNRLVVPLDSDIKTFNPVLINDAYSGIVIGYTLSGLISENPITKELEAELAEKWEFQQDGKQLIFTMRPDLKWSDGQPLTVDDVLFTYQNIIFNEKIPTGTRDVLRIGQSQTLPKVEKLDDRRISFLLSEPFAPALRTLGGIGVLPKHVFEPTLQEDPNAPEKKLKFLETWTLSTPVNQLVGSGAYMIQEYRPSERVIYKPNPYYWRKGKPYIEQFVMQIVESPDTALLRFRSQDLDMYRLRGEDYQLLKRFEQRDRYKIYNAGPATGQAFIMFNLNKGRNPKTNEPFVDLKKSKWFNDVNFRRAVAYALNREAMITNLSRGLAQTQNSPVSIPSPYFFPPEKGLKVYDYQPEKSKEILLQAGYKYNSEQQLLDAEGNLVRFTLLAPAGGRVAMGAQIKSDLEKIGMKIDFNPVDFRIISDKLDNSKQWDATILGFTGGAEPNSAINLWATDGDSHLFNKGPVGDEPPFPGREIADWEKKIHSLMIQGAQELDETKRKAIYAEYQQLVQEQLPLIHLTIPLYLVAVRDRVENAQPSSLAGSTGVTGALWNIEQLKLKS; from the coding sequence GTGAGAAGAAGCATTCAGAAACGAACCAAGGTGAAACAATGGAAAGCGATCGTCTTGCTGCTACTGATCGGCATGTGTTCGCTGTTGCTTTGGGGTTGCGCGGTCAAACCAGAAGCCCTCAAAAATCGACTCGTAGTTCCACTTGATAGTGATATTAAGACTTTTAATCCAGTTTTAATTAATGACGCTTATAGTGGCATCGTCATTGGTTATACCCTTAGCGGATTGATTTCGGAAAATCCAATTACCAAGGAGCTAGAAGCCGAGCTAGCCGAAAAATGGGAATTTCAGCAGGATGGTAAACAACTTATTTTTACGATGCGTCCCGATCTGAAATGGTCGGATGGTCAACCGCTTACCGTAGATGATGTTCTCTTTACCTATCAAAATATTATTTTCAATGAGAAGATTCCCACTGGTACTCGTGATGTTCTCCGAATTGGACAATCGCAGACTCTTCCCAAGGTTGAGAAGCTTGACGATCGCCGCATTTCTTTTTTACTGAGCGAACCCTTTGCCCCTGCTCTACGCACATTAGGCGGCATCGGCGTTTTACCCAAACATGTCTTTGAACCAACTCTCCAAGAAGATCCTAACGCGCCAGAAAAAAAATTAAAGTTTCTCGAAACATGGACTCTGAGTACTCCTGTCAATCAATTAGTGGGCAGTGGTGCTTATATGATTCAAGAATATCGACCTTCAGAACGGGTGATCTATAAACCAAATCCCTATTATTGGCGGAAGGGAAAACCCTATATCGAGCAATTTGTAATGCAGATTGTCGAATCACCAGATACGGCTCTGCTACGATTTCGATCTCAAGATCTTGATATGTATCGCCTTCGTGGTGAAGACTATCAATTGCTGAAACGGTTTGAACAACGCGATCGCTACAAAATTTATAATGCGGGTCCCGCCACAGGACAAGCATTTATTATGTTCAACCTCAATAAGGGCAGAAACCCGAAAACTAATGAACCATTTGTTGATCTGAAAAAATCCAAATGGTTTAATGATGTTAACTTTCGCCGTGCTGTCGCCTATGCGCTCAACCGCGAAGCGATGATTACCAACCTGTCGCGAGGTTTAGCCCAAACCCAAAATTCGCCAGTTTCGATCCCTAGCCCCTATTTTTTCCCTCCTGAGAAAGGACTTAAGGTTTATGATTATCAACCTGAAAAGTCCAAAGAGATTCTCTTACAAGCAGGATATAAATACAATTCTGAACAACAACTCCTCGATGCTGAAGGGAATCTCGTGCGCTTTACTTTGTTAGCTCCTGCGGGTGGTAGAGTTGCGATGGGAGCACAAATTAAAAGCGACTTAGAAAAAATTGGCATGAAGATTGACTTTAATCCCGTTGATTTTCGGATTATCTCCGATAAGCTCGACAACTCGAAGCAGTGGGATGCGACGATTCTTGGTTTTACTGGAGGTGCTGAACCCAATAGTGCGATTAATCTCTGGGCAACCGATGGTGATTCCCATCTTTTTAATAAAGGACCAGTTGGTGATGAACCTCCTTTCCCCGGACGAGAGATAGCTGATTGGGAAAAGAAAATCCATTCGCTGATGATTCAAGGCGCACAGGAATTGGATGAAACTAAGCGTAAAGCCATCTATGCCGAATATCAGCAATTGGTACAGGAGCAATTACCGTTAATCCATTTAACGATACCTCTGTATTTAGTTGCTGTGCGCGATCGCGTGGAGAATGCTCAACCCTCATCACTGGCTGGCAGTACTGGTGTGACGGGTGCATTATGGAATATTGAACAATTAAAACTGAAGTCCTAA